In a genomic window of Streptomyces sp. NBC_01142:
- the ddaH gene encoding dimethylargininase — translation MPSRKALIRRPSPRLAEGLVTHIERTPVDAGLALAQWETYAETLREHGWETVETEPADDCPDGVFIEDTVVMFRNVALIARPGAESRRPETAAVEETLAGLGCSVNWVWEPGTLDGGDVLKVGDTIYVGRGGRTNAAGVQQLRAAFEPLGARIVAVPVSKVLHLKSAVTALPDSTVIGYPPLMDTPSAFPRHLAVPEESGAHVVLLGGGKLLMAASAPKTAELFTDLGYEPVTVDISEFEKLEGCVTCLSVRLRDLYA, via the coding sequence GTGCCCAGCAGGAAAGCCCTGATCCGCCGCCCGAGCCCACGCCTCGCCGAGGGTCTGGTCACCCACATCGAGCGCACCCCCGTCGACGCCGGGCTGGCGCTTGCCCAGTGGGAGACGTACGCCGAGACGCTGCGCGAGCACGGCTGGGAGACGGTCGAGACGGAACCGGCCGACGACTGCCCGGACGGCGTCTTCATCGAGGACACGGTGGTGATGTTCCGCAATGTCGCGCTGATCGCCCGCCCGGGAGCCGAATCCCGCAGGCCGGAGACGGCGGCGGTCGAGGAGACCCTGGCCGGGCTCGGCTGCTCGGTGAACTGGGTGTGGGAGCCGGGCACGCTCGACGGCGGCGACGTCCTCAAGGTCGGCGACACGATCTACGTGGGGCGGGGCGGCCGTACGAACGCGGCGGGGGTGCAGCAGCTGCGCGCAGCCTTCGAGCCGCTGGGCGCGCGGATCGTGGCCGTACCGGTGAGCAAGGTGCTGCATCTCAAGAGCGCCGTGACCGCGCTGCCGGACTCCACCGTCATCGGATACCCGCCGCTGATGGACACCCCGTCGGCCTTCCCCCGCCATCTCGCGGTGCCGGAGGAGTCGGGCGCGCATGTGGTGCTGCTCGGCGGCGGAAAGCTGCTGATGGCGGCGAGCGCGCCGAAGACGGCGGAGCTGTTCACGGATCTCGGCTATGAGCCGGTGACGGTGGACATCAGCGAATTCGAGAAGCTCGAAGGCTGCGTGACCTGTCTCTCCGTACGACTCCGCGACCTGTACGCATAA
- a CDS encoding excinuclease ABC subunit UvrA has product MPQNIVITGARENNLRDVSLTIPKNRITVFTGVSGSGKSSIVFDTIAVESQRQLNETFTWFIRNRLPKYERPHVDAIDDLSVAIVVDQKPVGGNVRSTVGTMTDIYSVIRVLFSRHGTPSAGAATAYSFNDPSGMCTECDGVGRVVRLDVDRAIDSSKSLNEGALQLPGLSVGSWEWKLYAESGHFDADKPLGQYTAEERELLLNGNGFTVRLEMRTASVDVQFEGIVGRFTRLFLKRDTAGLSEKRREAAGRFTVQRVCKACGGTRLNEAALATRIDGLNIADYTRMEVADLVEVLGRIDDPVATPIAAAARERLERLVGIGLGYLSLDRETTTLSGGEGQRLKMVRHLGSSLTGLTFVFDEPSVGLHPRDVGRLNDLLTRLRDRGNTVLVVEHDPDVMAIADHVVDMGPRAGTDGGQVVYEGPVEELRRADTLTGRCLRRRAPMKETFRSPVDWFPVAGAELHNLKSIDVRFPAGVLTAVTGVAGSGKSTLVSQVFTTAYPDAIVIDQGAITASSRSTPASYLGVMDTVRKVFAKENGVQPGLFSFNSAGACEECSGRGLIYTDLAFMDPVTTTCHVCEGRRFHDDVLEHRVKGQSIVDVLDMTAAQAMKFFEDKPLLRKLRTLKDVGLTYLTLGQPLSSLSGGERQRIKLATRLHRTGSVYVLDEPTTGLHMADVDTLVTLLDRLVDAGNSVICVEHNMDVVKRADWIIDLGPDGGKNGGELVFEGTPEQLLRHRKSFTAEYLRRDLGQD; this is encoded by the coding sequence ATGCCTCAGAACATCGTCATCACCGGTGCACGCGAGAACAACCTCCGGGACGTCTCCCTCACCATCCCCAAGAACCGGATCACCGTCTTCACCGGGGTGTCCGGATCGGGCAAGTCGTCCATCGTCTTCGACACCATCGCGGTCGAGTCGCAGCGGCAGCTGAACGAGACCTTCACCTGGTTCATCCGGAACCGGCTGCCGAAGTACGAACGGCCGCACGTCGACGCGATCGACGATCTGTCGGTGGCGATCGTCGTCGACCAGAAACCGGTCGGCGGCAATGTCCGCTCCACCGTGGGGACCATGACCGACATCTACTCGGTGATCCGGGTGCTGTTCTCCCGGCACGGCACGCCGAGCGCGGGCGCAGCGACCGCGTACTCCTTCAACGACCCGTCCGGGATGTGCACGGAGTGCGACGGCGTGGGGCGGGTGGTCCGTCTCGACGTCGACCGCGCGATCGACTCGTCCAAGTCGCTGAACGAAGGCGCACTGCAGCTGCCGGGGCTCTCGGTCGGCAGCTGGGAGTGGAAGCTGTACGCCGAATCGGGTCACTTCGACGCCGACAAGCCGCTGGGGCAGTACACCGCCGAGGAGCGCGAACTACTGCTGAACGGCAACGGGTTCACGGTGCGGCTGGAGATGAGGACGGCCTCCGTCGATGTGCAGTTCGAGGGGATCGTCGGCCGCTTCACCCGGCTCTTCCTCAAGCGCGACACCGCCGGTCTCTCCGAGAAGCGCAGGGAGGCCGCGGGCCGCTTCACCGTTCAGCGGGTCTGCAAGGCGTGCGGCGGGACACGGCTGAACGAGGCCGCGCTCGCCACCCGTATCGACGGGCTGAACATCGCGGACTACACGCGCATGGAGGTCGCCGACCTGGTGGAGGTGCTGGGCAGGATCGACGATCCGGTCGCCACGCCGATCGCCGCCGCCGCCCGCGAGCGCCTGGAGCGGCTGGTGGGGATCGGGCTCGGCTATCTCTCCCTGGACCGGGAGACCACCACCCTCTCGGGCGGCGAGGGCCAGCGGCTCAAGATGGTGCGTCACCTGGGCAGTTCACTGACCGGGCTCACCTTCGTCTTCGACGAACCGAGCGTGGGCCTGCACCCGCGAGACGTGGGCCGGCTGAACGATCTGCTGACCCGGCTGCGCGACCGGGGCAATACGGTCCTGGTGGTGGAGCACGACCCGGACGTGATGGCGATCGCGGACCATGTCGTCGACATGGGGCCGAGGGCCGGCACGGACGGCGGGCAGGTGGTGTACGAGGGGCCGGTCGAGGAGCTGCGCAGGGCGGACACTCTCACCGGGCGGTGTCTGCGCCGTCGCGCCCCGATGAAGGAGACCTTCCGCTCCCCCGTCGACTGGTTCCCGGTGGCCGGGGCCGAACTGCACAACCTCAAAAGTATCGACGTACGGTTCCCGGCCGGGGTGCTCACGGCGGTGACGGGAGTCGCCGGATCCGGCAAGTCCACGCTGGTGTCGCAGGTGTTCACGACGGCGTACCCGGATGCGATCGTCATCGACCAGGGGGCGATCACCGCCTCGTCGCGCTCCACCCCGGCCTCGTATCTCGGGGTGATGGACACCGTCCGCAAGGTGTTCGCCAAGGAGAACGGCGTACAGCCCGGACTGTTCAGCTTCAACTCCGCGGGCGCGTGCGAGGAGTGCTCGGGGCGAGGACTCATCTACACCGATCTGGCCTTCATGGACCCGGTGACCACGACCTGCCATGTGTGCGAGGGCCGCCGCTTCCACGACGATGTACTGGAGCACCGGGTCAAGGGGCAGTCCATCGTCGACGTACTGGACATGACGGCTGCTCAGGCCATGAAGTTCTTCGAGGACAAGCCGCTGCTGCGCAAGCTGCGGACGCTCAAGGACGTCGGGCTGACGTATCTGACGCTGGGGCAGCCACTCAGTTCACTCTCCGGCGGTGAGCGCCAGCGCATCAAGCTGGCGACCCGACTGCACCGTACGGGCAGTGTGTACGTACTCGACGAGCCGACCACCGGACTGCACATGGCCGATGTGGACACCCTGGTCACGCTGCTCGACCGGCTGGTCGACGCGGGGAACTCGGTGATCTGCGTCGAGCACAACATGGATGTCGTCAAGCGGGCGGACTGGATCATCGACCTCGGCCCGGACGGCGGCAAGAACGGCGGCGAGCTCGTCTTCGAGGGCACGCCGGAGCAGCTGCTCCGGCACCGGAAGTCGTTCACAGCGGAGTACCTCCGCAGAGACCTGGGCCAGGACTGA
- a CDS encoding ABC-F family ATP-binding cassette domain-containing protein yields MSAFPTHHITCSSLAFSWPDGTGVFDDFQLAVGPGRTGLIGLNGSGKSTLLRLIAGDLTPSDGAVRTTGEVGYLPQNLVLDTGLRVDEVLGIAATRAALHAIEAGDPSEEHFTAVGDDWDVEERARAALDELGLGHIGLDRTIGEVSGGEGVLLRLAALLLARPGVLLLDEPTNNLDLYARRRLYDAVAAWSGVMVVVSHDRELLELVDQIADLRDGEVTWYGGNFSAYEEALAVEQEAAERMVRVAESDLRRQKRELTEAQVKLAKRVRYGQKMYDTKREPRAVMRMRKRTAQESAGKHRVMHEEKLAGAKERLDEAVEAVRDDDEIRIELPFTKVHPGRGVLRLNELTLRYGAEVKGEFEVRGPERIALVGRNGAGKTTLLRTIAGELEPVTGEAVAEVPLRFLPQRLDVLDDALSVVENVARFAPDATNNRIRARLARFLFRGARADQPAGTLSGGERFRAALAALLLAEPAPQLLMLDEPTNNLDMASVGRLTAALESYEGALIVASHDVPFLESIGITRWLLLDGGLRDISADEVRDGGLPA; encoded by the coding sequence ATGTCTGCCTTCCCCACCCACCACATCACCTGCTCCTCCCTCGCCTTCTCCTGGCCGGACGGCACGGGGGTGTTCGACGACTTCCAGCTCGCCGTCGGTCCTGGCAGGACCGGGCTGATCGGCCTCAACGGATCAGGAAAGTCCACGCTGTTGCGGCTGATCGCCGGTGACCTCACCCCGTCCGACGGAGCGGTCCGCACCACCGGCGAGGTCGGCTACCTGCCACAGAACCTGGTGCTCGACACCGGCCTGCGGGTGGACGAGGTACTGGGCATCGCCGCCACGCGCGCCGCACTGCACGCCATCGAGGCGGGCGATCCGAGCGAGGAGCACTTCACGGCCGTCGGCGACGACTGGGACGTCGAGGAGCGGGCACGCGCCGCCCTCGACGAACTCGGGCTCGGGCACATCGGCCTCGACCGCACCATCGGCGAGGTGTCGGGCGGCGAGGGCGTGCTGCTGCGGCTGGCCGCCCTGCTGCTCGCCAGGCCCGGCGTGCTGCTGCTCGACGAGCCCACCAACAACCTCGATCTGTACGCGCGCCGACGGCTGTACGACGCGGTGGCCGCCTGGTCCGGCGTGATGGTCGTGGTGAGCCACGACCGCGAACTGCTCGAACTGGTCGACCAGATCGCCGACCTGCGAGACGGGGAGGTCACGTGGTACGGCGGAAACTTCTCCGCGTACGAGGAGGCGCTCGCCGTCGAACAGGAGGCCGCCGAGCGCATGGTGCGCGTCGCCGAGTCCGATCTGCGCAGGCAGAAGCGTGAACTGACCGAGGCCCAGGTGAAGCTGGCCAAGCGCGTGCGCTACGGCCAGAAGATGTACGACACCAAACGGGAGCCGCGCGCCGTCATGAGGATGCGCAAGCGCACCGCCCAGGAGTCGGCGGGCAAGCACCGCGTCATGCACGAGGAGAAGCTCGCCGGGGCGAAGGAGCGGCTCGACGAGGCGGTGGAGGCGGTACGGGACGACGACGAGATCCGTATCGAGCTGCCGTTCACCAAGGTCCATCCGGGCCGGGGCGTACTGCGGCTGAATGAACTGACGCTCCGTTACGGAGCCGAGGTGAAAGGTGAGTTCGAGGTGCGCGGGCCCGAACGGATCGCACTGGTCGGACGCAACGGCGCGGGCAAGACCACGCTGCTGCGTACGATCGCGGGCGAGCTGGAGCCGGTCACGGGCGAGGCCGTGGCCGAGGTCCCGCTGCGCTTTCTGCCGCAGCGGCTCGACGTCCTGGACGACGCGCTGAGCGTGGTGGAGAACGTGGCGCGGTTCGCGCCCGATGCGACCAACAACCGGATCAGGGCGCGGCTCGCGCGCTTCCTCTTCCGGGGCGCACGGGCCGACCAGCCGGCCGGGACCCTGTCGGGTGGGGAGCGCTTCCGTGCGGCGCTCGCCGCGCTGCTGCTCGCCGAGCCCGCGCCGCAGCTGCTGATGCTCGACGAGCCGACGAACAACCTGGACATGGCGAGCGTAGGGAGACTGACAGCAGCATTGGAGTCGTACGAGGGAGCGCTGATTGTGGCGAGCCACGATGTGCCGTTCCTGGAGTCGATCGGCATCACCCGCTGGTTGCTGCTGGACGGCGGGCTCCGTGACATCAGCGCGGACGAGGTCAGGGACGGAGGGCTTCCGGCATAG
- a CDS encoding isocitrate lyase/phosphoenolpyruvate mutase family protein: MTNLRDLALHFRSLHTSDRPLVLANVWDTASARIVAEAGAHAIATTSAGVAWDLGAADGDRVDRATALDSLARITAAVGLPVTADIEGGFAETADGVAGTVRDVLAAGAVGVNIEDGARSNEEHTRRIAAARAAADAADVPLYVNARIDVYLAGIGAEHRRLEETLERAAACLAAGADGIFVPGVGDPRTVQALARGIDAPLNVLAGPGAPDVAELAGLGAARISVGSGIAQAVHGLVRDAARELLTAGTYTSLTRGYDYGELNALLGDGRQ, translated from the coding sequence ATGACGAATCTTCGCGATCTTGCCCTGCACTTCCGCTCCCTCCACACCTCCGACCGCCCGCTGGTCCTCGCCAACGTCTGGGACACCGCGAGCGCTCGCATCGTCGCCGAGGCGGGCGCGCACGCGATCGCCACCACCAGCGCCGGTGTCGCCTGGGATCTGGGTGCCGCGGACGGCGACCGGGTGGACCGCGCCACCGCCCTCGACAGTCTCGCCCGCATCACCGCCGCCGTGGGCCTGCCCGTCACCGCGGACATCGAGGGCGGATTCGCCGAAACGGCGGACGGCGTCGCCGGGACAGTCCGCGACGTACTGGCCGCGGGAGCCGTCGGAGTGAACATCGAGGACGGGGCACGGTCGAACGAGGAGCACACGCGGCGCATCGCGGCGGCCCGCGCGGCCGCCGACGCCGCGGACGTGCCGCTGTACGTCAATGCCCGGATCGACGTCTATCTGGCCGGAATCGGCGCGGAGCACAGAAGGCTGGAGGAGACACTCGAGCGGGCCGCCGCCTGCCTCGCCGCCGGAGCGGACGGGATCTTCGTGCCCGGCGTCGGCGACCCGCGGACGGTTCAGGCCCTGGCCCGGGGGATCGACGCGCCGCTCAATGTGCTGGCAGGACCCGGCGCGCCCGATGTGGCGGAGCTGGCCGGGCTCGGCGCGGCGCGCATCAGCGTGGGCTCCGGGATCGCACAGGCCGTCCACGGCCTGGTCCGGGACGCGGCCCGCGAGCTGCTCACCGCCGGCACATACACGTCACTGACCCGCGGTTACGACTACGGGGAGCTCAACGCGCTGCTCGGCGACGGGCGTCAGTAG
- a CDS encoding SsgA family sporulation/cell division regulator has protein sequence MSTVIEQAVQARLVAAAPQMESVPATLRYDREDPFAVRMAFPPPATLEGNEVSWAFSRELLAAGIDAPAGVGDVRVRPFGYDRTVLEFHAPEGVAMVHIRTSELRRFLKRAQGMVPHGQEHLYLDLDHNLAELLRDAY, from the coding sequence TTGTCCACCGTCATTGAGCAGGCCGTGCAGGCCCGCCTGGTCGCCGCGGCGCCGCAGATGGAGTCGGTTCCGGCCACACTGCGTTACGACCGCGAGGATCCCTTCGCCGTACGCATGGCCTTCCCGCCCCCCGCGACGCTGGAGGGCAACGAGGTGTCCTGGGCGTTCTCCCGTGAGCTGCTGGCGGCAGGCATCGACGCCCCGGCCGGCGTCGGCGACGTACGCGTCAGGCCGTTCGGCTACGACCGCACGGTGCTGGAGTTCCATGCCCCCGAGGGCGTCGCCATGGTGCACATCCGCACCAGCGAGCTGCGCCGCTTCCTCAAACGCGCCCAGGGCATGGTCCCCCACGGCCAGGAGCATCTCTATCTGGACCTCGACCACAATCTGGCCGAGCTGCTGCGCGACGCCTACTGA
- a CDS encoding (4Fe-4S)-binding protein: protein MSQPKEYEGRRVTVSFQPVRCLHAAECLRGLPQVFDLDERPWVRPDGAAAERVAEVVRRCPSGALQYRLPDGPAETPDRPTTVTRTATGQLVMRGDLDIRTAYDGRRETRVALCGCGASGHQPYCDHSGPCAAH from the coding sequence ATGTCCCAGCCCAAGGAGTACGAGGGCCGGCGGGTCACCGTCAGCTTCCAGCCGGTGCGCTGTCTGCACGCCGCCGAGTGCCTCCGCGGGCTGCCCCAGGTCTTCGACCTGGACGAGCGGCCCTGGGTGCGGCCCGACGGCGCCGCCGCCGAGCGGGTCGCCGAAGTCGTACGCCGCTGTCCGTCCGGCGCGCTGCAGTACCGGCTGCCCGACGGCCCGGCCGAGACGCCGGACCGGCCCACCACCGTCACCCGCACCGCCACCGGGCAGCTGGTGATGCGCGGCGATCTCGACATCCGTACGGCGTACGACGGCCGTCGTGAGACGCGGGTGGCGCTGTGCGGCTGCGGCGCGAGCGGCCACCAGCCGTACTGCGACCACTCCGGGCCCTGCGCCGCTCACTGA
- a CDS encoding oxidoreductase gives MTSMGKTRRTVSVGLCAAAVAAALAAPAQAAQETGGPAAAGTAPGWNLKDTGTDVRFRGLAAVSRKTAWLAGSKGTVLRTADGGRSWRNISPPGAGELEFRDIEAFDGRRAVVLAIGEGEASRVFRTADGGASWTESFRNTDPKAFYDCITFFDSRNGLAMSDPVDGKYRILSTGDGGKSWKVLPSDGMPAALPGEAGFAASGQCLVSSGRRDVWLATGGGATARVLHSADRGRNWTAAESTIPAGDPARGVFALAFRDGAHGIAVGGDYRGDQASPRAGAVSGDGGRSWQQSKTPPPAYRSGVAWLPHSRSAALAVGPTGTDLTLDSGRSWRTVDTGSYDTVDCTADFGCWASGEKGRVARLEF, from the coding sequence ATGACGTCCATGGGGAAGACGAGACGAACGGTGTCGGTGGGGCTGTGCGCGGCGGCGGTGGCCGCGGCTTTGGCCGCCCCGGCGCAGGCAGCACAGGAGACCGGTGGTCCTGCGGCAGCGGGCACGGCGCCTGGCTGGAACCTGAAGGACACCGGCACCGACGTACGGTTCCGCGGGCTCGCGGCCGTCAGCCGGAAGACCGCGTGGCTCGCGGGCTCGAAGGGCACGGTGCTGCGGACCGCGGACGGCGGCCGCAGCTGGCGGAACATCTCCCCACCGGGGGCGGGCGAGTTGGAGTTCCGTGACATCGAGGCCTTCGACGGTCGGCGGGCTGTGGTGCTGGCCATCGGCGAGGGGGAGGCCTCCCGGGTCTTCCGTACCGCCGACGGCGGAGCGAGCTGGACCGAATCCTTCCGCAACACCGACCCGAAGGCCTTCTACGACTGCATCACCTTCTTCGACAGCCGCAACGGCCTCGCCATGAGCGATCCGGTGGACGGCAAGTACCGCATTCTGTCCACCGGCGACGGCGGGAAGTCCTGGAAGGTCCTGCCGAGCGACGGCATGCCGGCCGCGCTGCCCGGCGAGGCGGGCTTCGCGGCCAGTGGCCAGTGCCTGGTCAGCTCGGGGCGGCGGGACGTGTGGCTGGCGACCGGCGGCGGCGCCACGGCGCGGGTGCTGCACTCCGCCGACCGCGGCCGGAACTGGACCGCCGCCGAGTCGACCATCCCGGCCGGGGACCCGGCGCGCGGAGTCTTCGCGCTGGCCTTCCGGGACGGTGCGCACGGCATCGCGGTCGGCGGCGACTACCGCGGCGACCAGGCCTCCCCGCGCGCCGGGGCGGTCAGTGGGGACGGCGGACGCAGCTGGCAGCAGTCGAAGACGCCGCCGCCGGCGTACCGCTCGGGCGTGGCCTGGCTGCCGCACAGCAGGTCGGCGGCGCTCGCCGTCGGCCCGACGGGGACCGATCTGACGCTGGACAGCGGACGCAGCTGGCGCACCGTCGACACCGGTTCGTACGACACCGTGGACTGCACGGCCGATTTCGGCTGCTGGGCTTCGGGGGAGAAGGGCCGGGTCGCGCGGCTGGAGTTCTAG
- a CDS encoding YciI family protein, whose amino-acid sequence MFVLELTYTAPVERVEELLDAHVEWLDALYEEGVFIASGRKNPRDGGIILAVGDDRAHIETIAAADPFVIGEVCAYRITEFIATKTAPELAPYRQQLPS is encoded by the coding sequence ATGTTCGTACTCGAATTGACCTACACCGCGCCCGTCGAGCGCGTCGAGGAGCTCCTCGACGCGCATGTGGAGTGGCTGGACGCCCTGTACGAAGAGGGCGTCTTCATCGCCTCGGGCCGGAAGAATCCGCGCGACGGCGGGATCATCCTGGCCGTCGGGGACGACCGCGCGCACATCGAGACGATCGCGGCGGCCGACCCCTTCGTCATCGGCGAGGTCTGCGCGTACCGGATCACGGAGTTCATCGCGACCAAGACCGCGCCCGAACTCGCCCCGTACCGGCAGCAGCTGCCCTCCTAG
- a CDS encoding endonuclease V, translated as MKIIETPADWPTDEAAARAVQDELRSRVVLDEPGPPPGTGLVTGVDVAYDDERDLVAAAAVVLDAATLTVVEEATAVGHVAFPYVPGLLAFREIPTVLAALESLTVDPGLVVCDGYGRAHPRRFGLAGHLGVLTGLPVIGVAKNPFVYTYGELGPRRGDFAPLLADDGEEVGRALRTQDEVKPVFVSVGHRVSLDGACAHTLHLAPDYRIPESTRAADALCRRVLREAVRNSDSFPT; from the coding sequence ATGAAGATCATCGAGACGCCCGCAGACTGGCCCACCGACGAGGCCGCCGCCCGGGCCGTCCAGGACGAACTGCGCAGTCGTGTCGTCCTGGACGAGCCAGGACCGCCGCCCGGCACCGGTCTGGTGACCGGGGTCGATGTGGCGTACGACGACGAGCGCGACCTCGTCGCGGCGGCGGCCGTCGTCCTGGACGCGGCGACGCTCACGGTCGTCGAGGAGGCCACCGCGGTCGGCCACGTCGCCTTCCCCTATGTCCCCGGGCTGCTCGCCTTCCGGGAGATCCCCACCGTGCTGGCCGCACTGGAATCCCTCACGGTGGACCCCGGTCTTGTCGTCTGCGACGGCTACGGCCGGGCGCACCCGCGGCGCTTCGGACTGGCCGGCCATCTCGGCGTGCTGACCGGGCTGCCGGTCATCGGGGTCGCCAAGAACCCCTTCGTCTACACCTACGGCGAACTCGGCCCGCGACGCGGTGACTTCGCTCCGCTGCTCGCGGACGACGGCGAGGAGGTCGGCCGGGCCCTGCGTACCCAGGACGAAGTCAAGCCGGTCTTCGTCTCCGTCGGACACCGGGTGAGCCTCGACGGCGCGTGCGCGCACACACTGCACCTCGCCCCCGACTACCGCATCCCCGAGAGCACCCGCGCCGCCGACGCGCTGTGCCGACGGGTGCTGCGCGAAGCAGTCCGGAATTCGGACAGCTTTCCGACGTGA
- a CDS encoding tyrosinase cofactor — protein MSQLTRRRALGAGASALVGLALTGAAQAAGKAAGPSVPKRPAHEGPQPFDETFKGRRIQGAPTDGGGHGGGHGGGHGGGHGGGHGGGHGGGHGGGSQHGGAGYSVHIDGKELHVMQNADGTWISVVNHYETFATPRAVARAAVVELQGAALVPLV, from the coding sequence ATGTCTCAACTCACCCGCCGCCGCGCCCTGGGCGCCGGCGCGAGCGCTCTCGTCGGCCTCGCGCTCACCGGTGCCGCGCAGGCTGCCGGAAAGGCCGCCGGGCCGTCCGTCCCGAAGCGTCCGGCACACGAAGGCCCGCAGCCCTTCGACGAGACCTTCAAGGGCCGCCGCATACAGGGGGCGCCCACGGACGGCGGCGGCCATGGCGGCGGTCACGGAGGCGGTCACGGGGGTGGCCACGGAGGCGGTCACGGGGGTGGTCACGGGGGTGGCCACGGAGGCGGCAGCCAACACGGGGGCGCCGGCTACTCCGTACACATCGACGGCAAGGAACTGCACGTGATGCAGAACGCCGACGGCACCTGGATCAGCGTCGTGAACCACTACGAGACGTTTGCCACCCCGCGCGCCGTGGCCCGCGCGGCCGTGGTCGAGCTCCAGGGCGCCGCCCTCGTCCCCCTCGTCTGA
- a CDS encoding tyrosinase family protein: MTVRKNQASLTATEKRSFVNALLELKRNGQYDTFVTTHNAFIMSDTDTSDRVGHRSPSFLPWHRRFLIQFEQQLQAVDPSVALPYWDWTVDRTAASSLWAADFLGGTGRSRDGQVMDGPFAVGSGSWPVGVRVDGRGYLRRALGAGGRQLPTRAEVDSVLAMSTYDTAPWNSASDGFRNHLEGWRGVNLHNRVHVWVGGQMATGVSPNDPVFWMHHAFIDRLWAQWQQRHPGSSYLPAAGTPNVVDLNDVMRPWNDVTPADMLDHTRHYTYDTAA, from the coding sequence ATGACCGTACGCAAGAACCAGGCGAGCCTCACCGCCACCGAGAAGCGGAGCTTCGTCAACGCGCTGCTGGAACTCAAGCGCAATGGGCAGTACGACACCTTCGTCACCACGCACAACGCCTTCATCATGAGCGACACCGACACCTCGGACCGCGTCGGCCACCGGTCGCCGTCGTTCCTGCCGTGGCACCGCAGATTCCTCATACAGTTCGAACAGCAGCTCCAGGCCGTGGATCCGTCCGTCGCGCTTCCCTACTGGGACTGGACGGTGGACCGCACCGCGGCCTCCTCGCTGTGGGCGGCCGACTTCCTCGGTGGGACCGGCCGCAGCAGGGACGGGCAGGTGATGGACGGCCCGTTCGCCGTGGGCTCCGGCAGCTGGCCGGTCGGCGTACGGGTGGACGGGCGCGGCTATCTGCGCCGCGCCCTCGGCGCCGGCGGCCGGCAGTTGCCGACCCGTGCCGAGGTCGACTCCGTCCTGGCGATGAGCACCTACGACACCGCGCCCTGGAACAGCGCGTCGGACGGTTTCCGCAACCACCTGGAGGGCTGGCGCGGCGTCAACCTGCACAACCGGGTGCATGTCTGGGTCGGCGGCCAGATGGCGACCGGGGTCTCCCCGAACGACCCGGTGTTCTGGATGCACCACGCGTTCATCGACCGGCTCTGGGCACAGTGGCAGCAGCGTCACCCCGGCTCGTCGTATCTGCCTGCCGCCGGGACGCCGAACGTCGTGGACCTCAATGACGTCATGCGCCCGTGGAACGATGTGACGCCCGCCGACATGCTGGACCACACCAGGCACTACACCTACGACACGGCGGCGTAG